The nucleotide sequence CAGATCCAGAGGACTTTGCTGAGCGCTGGAAGGAGGACGAGGCCCTGACCGCGGAGATGCTGAAAAAAGCCAGGGAGAACCTCTCGGAAATCGAGATACCTGAGTCCTCCCGCCACCTTATCGCGGACCTCTGCAGCCGGGCCGGGGTCATGGGACATCGGGCGGACATTACCCTTACCAAGGGAGCCCGCGCCCTGGCCGCCCTGGTGGAATCCTCCGCGGTTACGGAAAACCACGTAAAAGCCATGGCCCGTTTCGTTCTGCCCCACCGGATTCCCCATTCCGGGATCGAAGGCTTCCGGGACCTGGCGGAAAAGACAGAGCAGGTTATCGGCGGGGCAAGCCGCGGCGCAGCAGGCAGAATGGAAACAGGCAGCTTTGTTCCCGGAGACGACGGGTCCCTGGACGATCCCTACGACAACACGGAAATTCCCGGCGGAGCCGCCGCGGGCAGTCTGGTATTCGATCATTTTAAAAAAAAACAGCGGACGAAGAGCGGAACACCTCCAGCCTTAAAGAAATAAACCTGCCAGAAAACCTCGAAGTCTTTCACGGCCGCTTTGCCGCCAGAGGACAGCGCATGGAAGAGAGCCCGCGCGGCCGCGGCCGTCAGGTGCGCAGCCGCATGGCAGGAAGCCTTAAAGGCGGCATCGCCCTGCGGGATACCATCTACCGGGCGGCTCTGGACGGTATTACCGATGCCGCAGGACGGCTGCGCGTTCAGCCTCAGTCACTGAGGGAGGCGGTACGGGTTGAACCCTCCGGGTTTACCGTAATTTTTACCGTTGATGCCTCCGATTCCATGGGTTCGGTGGAACGCCTGGCTGCGGCCAAAGGTGCGGCGCTCTACCTTTTAAGTCAGGCCTATGTACGGCGACTGAAGGTGGGTATGGTGATCTTTCGGGGGGAATCAGCGTATACCGTGCTGGAACCAACTTCCAGCCTCTCCCTGGTGCGTCGTCAGCTGGCAACCCTCGCGATCGGAGAGGCCACCCCTCTTGCAGCCGGTCTGGTCAAAAGCCGGGAACTGGCGCTGCAGGTTCTGGACCGGGACGGCTCGGGGACCGCTCTTATCGCGGTCCTCACCGACGGCGAGGCCAACGTTCCTCTGACCCGGGGGAAAATGACGCACGAGGAACTCTATACAATGGCCCCGGATCTGATCCATCCCCGTTTGCAGTATCTGTTTCTGGACACCTCCCCCGGCGAACCCGGCATGCTGATACGTAATATAGCGGCTCAGACAGGAGGCCGCTACCTTCACCTGAATACCGGCGGCAGCGACGGCCTTATTAATGCCCTTGAAGGCAGCAGCGAAGACTGAACCCTTGTATATACAGGGACATGTCATGTAAGAATAGTCCCATGGACCTGGAATTAATGCGGCAATGGATACAGGAAAACGGCGATGAGCGTTTTGCCCGCTCCGCCGGTCCGGGAGGACAAAACGTTAATAAACTCAACACCAAGGTGCAGCTGCGCATAGCTGTGGACCAGCTTCCCGGATTGTCGGAAGCCGAAATTGAACGGTTAAAGGAAAGGCTTGGAGGGCGGATCGACACCTCCGGCGAGCTTCTCGTACAGGCCCAGGACAGCCGAAGCCAGATCCGCAACCGGGAGATCGCTGTGGAACGGGCCCTTGCCCTTATAAGCGGGGCGCTGAAAGTCCGCAAACCCCGGAAAGCTACCCGGCCCAGCTTCTCCGCCAAAGCCAGAAGAATCGAGCATAAGAAGGCCAGGGGGGCCGTAAAGCGGCAGCGCCGTCCGCCGGGAATCGACGAATAACTAACAAAAAATTAATGCGAATCCCCTTTATCAAGTTACATTCTTTGTGTATGATTTCGTTAACGAACGTTCGGTTACTTGGATATGTCAACTTTCTAACGTTAAAGTGAAGAATAGAGCATGAAAAAAGCAGAAATCCTGTCCAGTGCCTTCAATGTATGGCAAACCAGCATGTTTTCCCGCACAAGCCTGACTCCCCTGGCACAGAGATTGGGAGTAAGCAAGGCGGCCATTTACAGATACTTCCCCGGCAAAGAGAGCCTGAATACGGCAATGGAGCACTATTTTGCCCGTAAGTACGCCGAGGCCAGCGAACAGGCCCTCACTGCCCTGAGCCAGGGAGACCTGGAAACCGGCATAGAAGGATATACCCGGGAACTGGCGGCTTTTCTCTCCGGAAACCCCGGTTTTATCAGCTTTTTTATCTCCAGGCTCTATCACCAGTTCAAGCGGGAAGAACTGCCCTTCTGGAATACTCTTCTCGAAGAGGCCGGAAGCCTGCATAAACGCTTTGTTTTTCTCGGTTTGAGTGAAACTGTAAGTGAACAATGCACCCGCTACTTTTATACCCATCTTTTAAGCTGGGCCCAGCTCTTAACTGGTAACGGCCTGCATGAATCCGAGGTTTACGGCTATGTTCCGGTAATCCTGACCTCGTTCTTTGAAGGATTCGCTCCCCGGGATCTGCCGGAGGTCCCCTACGCCGCAATAGAAAAGGAGATTCAGGTAAGCCCGGGGGACCTTCCTCAGGAAAATACAATCATACGATCTCTCTTATCTGTGGTAGCCAAAGAAGGAATCGAAGGCGCAACAATCAACAGAATAGCCGAACAGGCCGGCTACTCTAAAAGCACCTTGTATTCCTACTTCAAGAACAAGAATTCCATGATCCTCACTATTCTCAGAAACCATACAAAGGCAATAAACCGGCTGTATGAAAACCACTGCGCCGGAAATTATCCTATAAACGAGACCATCTACCGCCTTATCCTGCTTATCTCCCGCTACCTGGGGCAAACCCCCTCCTTCCTGGTGACCTTGAACTGGCTTCGGTTCCAGAGTCCGCGGTACGGCAGGGGGAGCATAAAAAGCCTCAAAGAGCAGCTACCCTGCTTTATTCGTGTTATGGCAGACAGAGAGTGCCGCAGTTTTGGCTTAGCCCCTGAAAAATTGATGAAGATTCTCTGGTTTCAGCTGATCCGCGAGATTATGAACAGCAATGGAAACTCGGCAATTGATGCCGTCCCGCAAGAAAATACCGCGCAACTGCGCAGCCTCCAGATTCTTTTTTGCGAAGGCCTGGAGGGAATACGAAGGAGGAGATATATATGAAGACTGGTACTGTATTACCGGCTGCCCTGTTATTATTCATATCCTTGTTCCCGTTTTCCACGAACCTTTCGGCCCAGACAATGCCCACCAGCCGAGGAGATATGAACTCCATAATCGGAGAAGAACTCATGATCCCTGAGCCCCGGGCCTACACGATAAACGTTGATCAGGCGGTTGAACTGGCAATGGAATACAACCTGACCCTGGTTGGAGATAAGGCCGGGCTCAAGACCACCAAACGAACAAGGGACACCGCCTGGAACGTACTGATTCCATCGGCTACAGCATCCACCACCCTGCGGCGTTTCAGCGAACCCGCAGGCCTGCCTCTGGAGGAACGCTACGGAAGCCTGGGGGCGGGGCTCAGCTTTTCCCTGACCCTTACCCCTCAGCTCTGGTACGCCTTCCGCAAAACCGTCAATGACTATGACCATGGCCTTATGGAACTGGATCAGGCCAGGCAGGATTTGACGGTGAACATCAAAAAGCAGTTTTACTCCCTGTTGACCCAGCAGGAGAATATCAAGATTCTTGAATTGCAGCAAAGATCTCTGGAAAAACGTTCCCAGCAGGCGGACACGAACTACAACTTTGGTTTAGTGGATGAATACACCCGCCTCAGCGCTCTGGTGGCCCTGGAGAACTTTAAACCCCAGGTCGAAATTGCCCGGGATGAATACGAACAGTCCCTGTTGGGATTCAAACTAAGTCTGGGAATAAACCTGGATTCCCGCGTAGAGCTGGACGGCAGAATAGAAGCGGAACCACGCACCTTCGACGCTGACAGACTGATCGGTAAATACATGCTGGATCGTCTGGATATTCGATCCCTGGTCGTACGCCTTCAGGGAATAGACAACAACAGAAAGCTTGCCTCCTCCGGGTATCTCCCCAGTTTAACCCTGGGTTACAACCTGGACAACTCCTTTAATCTCGATCCCTGGTCGGACCTCTCCTTCGCCGGGGACGACTGGAGCGACAGCCGCACCTTTTCACTGACTTTTTCCATGTCCTTAAGTGAACTCTTGCCCGTTTCTGATACGACAAACAAGGTCAGGGCGGCGGAGGACGGCCGTGAAGCCCTCAGGGCCGGCCTTGCGCAGGCACTGCAGACAGCAGAGGTGGAAATACTCACCACTGTACAGACAATTAATAAATCGGTGCAGCTGATCAAAGCAAAGGAACTCAACGTGGAGCTTGCCCAACGCGCCTATAACCTGGCCGAGGAAGCCTACAATGCCGGGGGAAAATCCCTGCTGGATGTGGAGGACGCGGAAGACAAGCTGCAGGAAGCCCGTTTTGAACTTCTGCGGGAAAAGGTGAACTATATAAACGGAATTATCGACCTTGAAGCCGCGGTCAACCGCCGCATCGACGAAATAGAGATCGCGGACTAAAAAGAACAAAGAAGAGAAAAGAAAGGAAAAATCTATGAGAACAAAAAAACTACAAAAGCTGTCCGCCGCAGCCGCCCTCGCGGTAATCCTGCTGCTGACCGCCTGCCAGGGTAAAGGTCCGGGAGAGGCAGAAGAAGCAGAGCAGGAAGAGCCTCTCTTCGCCGTCAATGTAACCAGAGCCGTCGAGGGTCAGCTCTATGATTACCTTGAGGTAAATGGAGACGTGGTAGCCCAATCCAGTGTGGACATTTATGCCGATACCAGTGGAAAACTGTTTCGCCTGAATGTAACCGTGGGGGATTATGTATACAAGGACCAGGTAATCGCCGAGGTTGATCCCTCGCGTCCCGGTCAGACCTTTGCCGTCAGTCCGGTCAAGAGCCCCATATCCGGCACCATAACCCGTACCCCCTCGGATATCGGAGCATCAATTACCCCGACAATCCCGGTTGCCACAGTAAGCAAGGTAGACAGCCTGGAAATTAATACCGGGGTCGCCGAGCGTTATATTTCCCGGGTCCGAAAGGGCCAGGAAGCCCTGGTTGAACTGGAAGCCTATCCTGACCACCGTTTTCGGACTTACGTAAGCGAGATCAGCCCGGTAGTAGACCCGCTTACCCGTATCTTGTCCGTGACCCTCGCTTTCCAGAAG is from Marispirochaeta sp. and encodes:
- a CDS encoding efflux RND transporter periplasmic adaptor subunit, which gives rise to MRTKKLQKLSAAAALAVILLLTACQGKGPGEAEEAEQEEPLFAVNVTRAVEGQLYDYLEVNGDVVAQSSVDIYADTSGKLFRLNVTVGDYVYKDQVIAEVDPSRPGQTFAVSPVKSPISGTITRTPSDIGASITPTIPVATVSKVDSLEINTGVAERYISRVRKGQEALVELEAYPDHRFRTYVSEISPVVDPLTRILSVTLAFQKQDQRIKAGMFAKVKIIVDDKQNIVKIPSECMVERQEINFVFVVNDESRVEAREVVPGILIDEKLEVVEGLRGGETVVIRGQTLLEDQAKVRIIEEVPALEEADNIR
- the arfB gene encoding alternative ribosome rescue aminoacyl-tRNA hydrolase ArfB: MDLELMRQWIQENGDERFARSAGPGGQNVNKLNTKVQLRIAVDQLPGLSEAEIERLKERLGGRIDTSGELLVQAQDSRSQIRNREIAVERALALISGALKVRKPRKATRPSFSAKARRIEHKKARGAVKRQRRPPGIDE
- a CDS encoding TetR/AcrR family transcriptional regulator; this encodes MKKAEILSSAFNVWQTSMFSRTSLTPLAQRLGVSKAAIYRYFPGKESLNTAMEHYFARKYAEASEQALTALSQGDLETGIEGYTRELAAFLSGNPGFISFFISRLYHQFKREELPFWNTLLEEAGSLHKRFVFLGLSETVSEQCTRYFYTHLLSWAQLLTGNGLHESEVYGYVPVILTSFFEGFAPRDLPEVPYAAIEKEIQVSPGDLPQENTIIRSLLSVVAKEGIEGATINRIAEQAGYSKSTLYSYFKNKNSMILTILRNHTKAINRLYENHCAGNYPINETIYRLILLISRYLGQTPSFLVTLNWLRFQSPRYGRGSIKSLKEQLPCFIRVMADRECRSFGLAPEKLMKILWFQLIREIMNSNGNSAIDAVPQENTAQLRSLQILFCEGLEGIRRRRYI
- a CDS encoding TolC family protein → MKTGTVLPAALLLFISLFPFSTNLSAQTMPTSRGDMNSIIGEELMIPEPRAYTINVDQAVELAMEYNLTLVGDKAGLKTTKRTRDTAWNVLIPSATASTTLRRFSEPAGLPLEERYGSLGAGLSFSLTLTPQLWYAFRKTVNDYDHGLMELDQARQDLTVNIKKQFYSLLTQQENIKILELQQRSLEKRSQQADTNYNFGLVDEYTRLSALVALENFKPQVEIARDEYEQSLLGFKLSLGINLDSRVELDGRIEAEPRTFDADRLIGKYMLDRLDIRSLVVRLQGIDNNRKLASSGYLPSLTLGYNLDNSFNLDPWSDLSFAGDDWSDSRTFSLTFSMSLSELLPVSDTTNKVRAAEDGREALRAGLAQALQTAEVEILTTVQTINKSVQLIKAKELNVELAQRAYNLAEEAYNAGGKSLLDVEDAEDKLQEARFELLREKVNYINGIIDLEAAVNRRIDEIEIAD
- a CDS encoding VWA domain-containing protein; its protein translation is MEESPRGRGRQVRSRMAGSLKGGIALRDTIYRAALDGITDAAGRLRVQPQSLREAVRVEPSGFTVIFTVDASDSMGSVERLAAAKGAALYLLSQAYVRRLKVGMVIFRGESAYTVLEPTSSLSLVRRQLATLAIGEATPLAAGLVKSRELALQVLDRDGSGTALIAVLTDGEANVPLTRGKMTHEELYTMAPDLIHPRLQYLFLDTSPGEPGMLIRNIAAQTGGRYLHLNTGGSDGLINALEGSSED